A region from the Branchiostoma lanceolatum isolate klBraLanc5 chromosome 2, klBraLanc5.hap2, whole genome shotgun sequence genome encodes:
- the LOC136428105 gene encoding CMP-N-acetylneuraminate-beta-galactosamide-alpha-2,3-sialyltransferase 1-like produces the protein MGREEGQARDEKFKEEEVAESQVEDMSFKEAEVPRCLTSVQNSSSAWFRRRFNPDVPLFLTSEHLVEWVRLSAERMPYGLKGLAEDDAYKALEPLPTTDHWTWVNNFHDNRDRPTCLRCALVGDSAALKGADRGLDIDEHDLVIRVGDGGKEGHADDVGTKTNLYLYNPEMPLDTGNIKKHADVYFIYMASKVPDYHLISKLMKEEPQNNHHGSRTGRKVIIKPQQLRVLHPDFLNYVYELWLERAGHKATAAQVMLVLAFHICDHVDTYGFDDSPVTSQFDPPDNGLESHDYFYLTKGMERPVYNHLFEKKLRQKMMQEGLVQMFMP, from the exons ATGGGTCGGGAGGAGGGACAAGCTAGAGACGAAAAGTTTAAAGAGGAGGAGGTGGCGGAAAGTCAAGTTGAAGACATGAGCTTCAAGGAGGcagag GttcccaggtgccttacctcggTACAGAATAGCTCCTCGGCGTGGTTCCGACGGCGCTTCAACCCCGACGTCCCCCTGTTTCTCACCAGTGAGCATCTCGTGGAATGGGTGCGCCTATCGGCGGAAAGGATGCCGTACGGACTGAAGGGGTTGGCCGAGGACG ATGCATACAAAGCACTGGAGCCTCTACCGACGACAGATCACTGGACGTGGGTGAACAACTTCCATGACAACCGTGATCGTCCCACCTGCCTACGGTGTGCGCTTGTCGGTGACTCTGCAGCACTGAAAGGAGCCGACAGGGGGCTGGATATAGATGAACATGACCTGGTTATCAG AGTTGGTGATGGCGGGAAGGAAGGTCATGCCGACGATGTGGGAACGAAGACAAACTTATACCTGTACAATCCAGAAATGCCGCTCGACACAGGCAACATCAAGAAACATGCG GATGTCTACTTTATCTACATGGCATCGAAGGTACCTGACTATCACCTGATCTCTAAACTGATGAAAGAAGAACCACAGAATAACCACCATGG GTCTAGGACGGGAAGGAAGGTGATCATCAAACCTCAGCAGCTCCGCGTTTTACACCCGGACTTCCTCAACTACGTGTATGAACT GTGGCTGGAGAGGGCTGGCCACAAAGCTACTGCCGCGCAAGTCATGCTGGTCCTCGCCTTCCACATCTGTGACCATGTCGACACGTACGGATTTGATGATTCGCCAGTCACTTCTCAATTCGACCCTCCTGACAACGGCCTGGAATCGCATGATTACTTCTATCTCACAAAGGGCATGGAAAGACCAGTGTATAACCATCTATTTGAAAAGAAACTGCGACAGAAAATGATGCAGGAAGGTCTCGTGCAGATGTTCATGCCGTAG
- the LOC136428106 gene encoding E3 ubiquitin-protein ligase RNF115-like isoform X1 has translation MAEAAVDQSSAGSVYFCHQCTQEVQPKLPDYTCPRCDSGFIEELTDNTFEPSGEDDEDGPNNIDVNPAEQFAELWSRTFLGLDPSLTEPGRGSADRERDIRDRRTRLPRTQLRFRTRPASHRGIDRSPALESIIQQLLGGLGGAAGTGLYPPVLLQSGTGGLPAGFFNLHGNPGDYAWGPGGLDAIITQLLNQLDGTGPPPADKKMIDALPTVTIIQEQVDNGLECTVCKEDYHLDERIRQLPCGHCYHSDCIVPWLEMHNTCPVCRKSLDGSRTDMDMDNSLDPR, from the exons atggcggaggcTGCTGTCGACCAGTCTTCAGCAGGATCGGTGTATTTTTGCCATCAATGTACACAAGAAGTACAACCTAAGCTTCCG GACTATACCTGCCCAAGATGTGACTCAGGTTTCATAGAAGAATTGACAGACAACACGTTCGAGCCATCAGG GGAGGATGATGAAGATGGCCCCAATAACATTGATGTCAACCCAGCAGAGCAATTTGCAGAG TTATGGAGTAGGACTTTCCTGGGTCTGGACCCATCATTGACGGAGCCGGGTCGGGGCTCTGCGGACAGAGAAAGGGACATACGCGACAGGAGAACACGACTGCCCAGGACACAGCTGCGCTTCAGAACAAGACCTGCCTCACACAGGGGCATAGACAGGTCACCAGCACTAGAGAG TATCATCCAGCAGCTGTTAGGAGGACTAGGAGGGGCAGCAGGTACTGGGCTTTACCCACCAGTCT TATTACAGTCAGGGACTGGAGGTCTCCCAGC GGGTTTCTTCAATCTCCATGGGAACCCCGGTGACTACGCGTGGGGACCAGGAGGCCTGGATGCCATCATCACCCAG TTACTGAACCAACTGGATGGAACAGGTCCCCCTCCAGCTGACAAGAAGATGATAGACGCCCTCCCTACAGTAACAATCATCCAGGAACAAGTTG ATAATGGATTGGAGTGTACTGTGTGTAAAGAAGATTATCACCTGGATGAGAGGATAAGGCAGCTACCCTGTGGCCATTGTTATCATTCAGACTGTATTGTACCATGGCTAGAAATG CACAACACGTGCCCAGTTTGCAGAAAAAGCTTGGATGGAAGTCGAACggacatggacatggacaaCAGCCTAGATCCCAGATAA
- the LOC136428106 gene encoding E3 ubiquitin-protein ligase RNF115-like isoform X2, which translates to MAEAAVDQSSAGSVYFCHQCTQEVQPKLPDYTCPRCDSGFIEELTDNTFEPSGEDDEDGPNNIDVNPAEQFAELWSRTFLGLDPSLTEPGRGSADRERDIRDRRTRLPRTQLRFRTRPASHRGIDRSPALESIIQQLLGGLGGAAVLQSGTGGLPAGFFNLHGNPGDYAWGPGGLDAIITQLLNQLDGTGPPPADKKMIDALPTVTIIQEQVDNGLECTVCKEDYHLDERIRQLPCGHCYHSDCIVPWLEMHNTCPVCRKSLDGSRTDMDMDNSLDPR; encoded by the exons atggcggaggcTGCTGTCGACCAGTCTTCAGCAGGATCGGTGTATTTTTGCCATCAATGTACACAAGAAGTACAACCTAAGCTTCCG GACTATACCTGCCCAAGATGTGACTCAGGTTTCATAGAAGAATTGACAGACAACACGTTCGAGCCATCAGG GGAGGATGATGAAGATGGCCCCAATAACATTGATGTCAACCCAGCAGAGCAATTTGCAGAG TTATGGAGTAGGACTTTCCTGGGTCTGGACCCATCATTGACGGAGCCGGGTCGGGGCTCTGCGGACAGAGAAAGGGACATACGCGACAGGAGAACACGACTGCCCAGGACACAGCTGCGCTTCAGAACAAGACCTGCCTCACACAGGGGCATAGACAGGTCACCAGCACTAGAGAG TATCATCCAGCAGCTGTTAGGAGGACTAGGAGGGGCAGCAG TATTACAGTCAGGGACTGGAGGTCTCCCAGC GGGTTTCTTCAATCTCCATGGGAACCCCGGTGACTACGCGTGGGGACCAGGAGGCCTGGATGCCATCATCACCCAG TTACTGAACCAACTGGATGGAACAGGTCCCCCTCCAGCTGACAAGAAGATGATAGACGCCCTCCCTACAGTAACAATCATCCAGGAACAAGTTG ATAATGGATTGGAGTGTACTGTGTGTAAAGAAGATTATCACCTGGATGAGAGGATAAGGCAGCTACCCTGTGGCCATTGTTATCATTCAGACTGTATTGTACCATGGCTAGAAATG CACAACACGTGCCCAGTTTGCAGAAAAAGCTTGGATGGAAGTCGAACggacatggacatggacaaCAGCCTAGATCCCAGATAA
- the LOC136428101 gene encoding serine-rich adhesin for platelets-like, with amino-acid sequence MSLRRYRRDRLAIKLFEAIGRDDISQAETLLKKGADPNLLLPTQGVTPFHLAVGVDRALDFVKLILSYGGNPNVRDEEGTTPVHVAASWGKLKCLQLLMVNGADPHTIDQEGRTALDMALDYGETFCIQALQEYERSAMEMAMDDVIPQYNYSLLCGDVVDYVEETASNSVPNFSFSRDLSAISARLPSFGDAFSYSRISSFGAGLNASTFSVPAMSSTRISNFGPPISPSDLESSHLTWKEETKPVKPGAALPKTPNNTPEKAEKNKHRSSIFGGFRGNNRVSPTDMEPTQTAKYNVEVMEPEKPYVDEVDSSHVIQSQNFQQPPSYKHLFPKDRTASAYPIGRPNQMTTGGEVSSPDPDVSFPKLQGSTGFQVKPDDRRKTQVYKRPGTGNFTYSVDCGTQVTRPSKLPLVDSPNDPPRRATRSWSKRDAKVGPMDDIQKATHVETKDVNTGVQGYSLLESCFQRRGLSHLVNQTLHKRLKDKKDIDVEKIDVEKKDAGTSMHIDSPSRDAATSMAVDSPCKSPDVCSPTTTPMKDASTSPLILQERKFKSGEREEKEQQKVSERVPERANEFLESKKMKRFNSKQGIDCTSPDKSIEFVKSSSESCESGSAFLERTSVWVSALDDSLNCEEDWEEDDNKSPVPVPTEDNPEDVRKTADKEDDTHDNSGPTFDGNPDDNPDVVHTSNVKDDQQDDQSDDRRSEDKKDKEREAQTKGLEDSTESTAPLDKGFVEETVLKSAGRQEEMMEDNKGEIGATNDETSHVEEPSEGHISTHEESTDDSVDEAVEEEMAEEDEDEGDDGDNEEDDDHEDGSVSHNDDHEDGSVSHNDEVDTQIAVQPEATSMLEDLTTVTAMEEEEVQVSGGEEEEEGWSEEENKGSEEEDTVSDDKEEDQSSDCEEDEDTEREFSTPGDPCMRHQDSPSLETKDDKITKQDRESVKGKEDSSGNKVQPTVDTASGVKGVVNESEKPSISAGTSRSEPVSEMTNLVDTLSKKLNIGSSSSTNKPEPSKDDQTQGEQKQEEKSFLDYSFSEIFRRRLSNTLLSRRGQLVAGEMSVSESQIGAVQQQGFPARQRFSDVQKKSSVKFDYSVTKLPSADAAAGETYGMPSKWAPGVQRPGCLKTSSATQSSKAAVPSDTRQSKSEGGEKEPRVHFMISSHPRNLRGFDKEYESPGMSDHFKERLGHRFAHVQGADVAEDSPDKSEYCTPVSDPRLLKDPLVKTGTDARRIDSSLLGSSVGSCRKKLLGSFAEVSNVTKEDASPVTASQTTTMSVSSDTQLIPEEGIKTTSNGVADDDFKTKYLINYADKLKKSILLNPPKWKPYEGRDPLTEEEETLKASGTLSPGSATLVYNSVDHTGDEALLLDGGLVERRKQLLQAKARYMSDINSRSMEGSTRSAGVHSKWQDAASSSTQAFDPSSCQSSDMDTLDGDFRRKLMLRTKSNVSEQSSVPSYLVDHDQETIPYAVWVPKGYKGARPSHGQGDDSKVAFRRRRAENARKFTCLNRSRRDRSDLMSDMEFLTSDNTTDESLQSMLGLDKNRYAQIFKKPAYHFEKSVVTTDDSMQSVDERQTTQRFIHPTPGPQYHLTDGASNRSLMTSDDSLPLGDHDRYSQRYMKPPPAPVPSKDAYPPEIDFAPYSQPSSETESLSSQEQEYHVENEVSPFAKTRRSFDPDATVEYLYTDNGDGTALIERRCPSMSGSSHYSTALEDQSTLSCEDTILYDWKAYFTAESEAESEAEVVHIPVELQRLSDQQLRVRLEALGELPGPITNSTRRLYLLHLVKLLKDPAMVRFTSQQHSGYLPELAACFHGNPVKDMMEEEEVLSRQFEDPQRMWREGRLKSSFNYLLLDPRVTKNLPARGRHMTDMEIFKIFISSIFYIGKGKRARPYAHFGEAIQQMEKPKHNPSAKVKHILDIWASGLGVVSLHCYQSVIPVEAYTREACMVEAFGLSRLTNKKKGDYYGVAATWRARKKRLMGVYLLKKAMQIFLSEGERQIRPADVKIGQ; translated from the exons ATGTCTCTGAGGCGATACCGTCGGGACCGTCTAGCCATCAAACTTTTTGAAGCCATCGGGCGGGACGATATCAG CCAAGCGGAGACATTGCTGAAGAAAGGTGCCGACCCCAACCTGCTCTTACCCACACAAGGAGTCACACCTTTCCATCTGGCAGTGGGAGTGGATCGTGCACTGGACTTTGTCAAACTGATCCTCAGTTATGGGGGCAACCCCAATGTCAG GGATGAGGAAGGAACCACACCAGTCCATGTGGCTGCATCCTGGGGTAAGCTGAAGTGTCTACAGCTGCTGATGGTCAATGGAGCAGATCCACACACCATCGACCAG GAGGGTCGTACAGCCCTTGACATGGCGCTGGACTATGGAGAGACCTTCTGTATCCAGGCCCTACAGGAGTATGAGCGGTCTGCCATGGAGATGGCAATGGATGATGTCATCCCTCAGTACAACTACA GCTTGCTGTGTGGAGACGTGGTTGACTATGTGGAGGAGACCGCCTCCAACTCTGTGCCAAACTTTAGCTTCTCTCGTGACCTCAGCGCCATCAGTGCCCGTCTGCCCAGCTTCGGAGATGCCTTCTCATACAGCCGCATCTCCAGCTTTGGGGCTGGTCTCAATGCCTCCACATTCAGTGTTCCGGCAATGAGTTCTACCCGCATCTCAAACTTTGGTCCACCGATCAGCCCCTCAGATCTAGAGTCAAGCCATCTGACATGGAAAGAGGAAACTAAGCCAGTCAAACCAGGAGCTGCCCTTCCTAAAACCCCCAATAACACCCCTGAGAAAGCTGAAAAGAACAAACACAGGTCAAGTATATTTGGTGGATTCAGAGGAAACAACAGAGTTTCCCCCACAGACATGGAACCCACTCAGACtgccaaatacaatgtagaagTCATGGAACCAGAAAAGCCCTATGTGGATGAGGTTGATTCATCCCATGTCATTCAAAGTCAGAACTTTCAACAGCCTCCATCCTACAAACACCTCTTTCCTAAGGACAGAACAGCATCTGCCTATCCAATTGGCAGGCCAAATCAGATGACTACTGGAGGTGAAGTGTCCTCCCCAGACCCAGATGTGTCCTTCCCTAAGCTGCAAGGCAGCACCGGTTTTCAAGTCAAGCCTGACGACAGGAGAAAAACTCAAGTCTACAAACGTCCAGGAACAGGGAACTTCACATATTCCGTGGACTGTGGCACGCAAGTCACCAGACCTTCTAAGCTTCCTCTTGTTGATTCTCCTAATGACCCACCAAGGAGAGCCACCCGATCATGGAGCAAGAGAGATGCGAAGGTAGGACCCATGGACGACATCCAAAAAGCAACACATGTTGAAACTAAGGACGTCAACACAGGAGTACAGGGTTACAGCTTGTTGGAGagctgctttcaaagaagaggTTTGTCACACCTTGTAAACCAAACGCTCCACAAGCGCCTGAAAGACAAGAAAGATATCGATGTAGAGAAGATTGATGTAGAGAAAAAAGATGCTGGTACTTCCATGCACATAGACAGTCCAAGCAGAGACGCAGCAACATCCATGGCAGTTGACAGCCCCTGTAAATCCCCAGATGTATGCTCTCCAACTACAACTCCCATGAAGGATGCTAGCACCTCACCACTCATACTTCAAGAAAGAAAGTTCAAGTCTGGTGAACGGGAAGAAAAAGAGCAACAGAAGGTGTCTGAGAGGGTACCAGAAAGAGCAAATGAGTTCTTGGAATCAAAGAAAATGAAGAGATTCAACTCCAAGCAAGGCATAGACTGCACCTCTCCTGACAAGTCTATTGAGTTTGTGAAGTCTTCCAGTGAGTCCTGTGAGTCGGGCAGCGCCTTCCTAGAGAGGACGTCGGTCTGGGTCAGTGCCCTCGACGACTCCCTAAACTGTGAAGAGGACTGGGAGGAAGATGACAACAAGTCCCCTGTTCCAGTGCCTACTGAAGACAATCCTGAAGACGTAAGGAAAACAGCAGATAAGGAGGATGATACACATGACAATAGTGGCCCTACTTTTGATGGTAACCCTGATGACAATCCTGATGTTGTACACACTTCCAATGTAAAGGATGATCAGCAAGATGACCAGAGTGATGACAGAAGAAGtgaagacaaaaaagacaaagaaagagaAGCACAAACGAAAGGTCTAGAGGACAGTACTGAAAGCACTGCTCCACTCGACAAAGGCTTTGTGGAAGAAACTGTACTAAAATCTGCTGGTAGACAAGAAGAAATGATGGAAGACAATAAGGGAGAAATAGGGGCAACTAATGATGAGACCAGCCATGTAGAAGAGCCTTCAGAAGGCCACATTTCTACACATGAAGAGAGTACTGATGATTCTGTAGATGAAGCTGTGGAAGAAGAAATGGCTGAAGAAGATGAGGATGAAGGAGATGATGGTGATaatgaagaagatgatgatcatGAAGATGGGTCCGTTAGCCATAATGATGATCATGAAGATGGGTCTGTTAGCCATAATGATGAAGTGGACACACAGATAGCAGTGCAACCGGAGGCCACAAGTATGTTAGAGGATCTGACAACAGTCACTGctatggaggaggaggaggtgcAAGTATCAGGaggagaagaggaggaggagggatgGTCAGAAGAGGAGAACAAAGGGTCGGAAGAGGAGGATACAGTGTCTGATGACAAGGAAGAAGACCAATCCTCAGACTGTGAAGAGGATGAGGACACAGAGAGGGAGTTCTCTACTCCTGGGGATCCATGCATGAGACACCAGGACAGTCCATCTCTGGAAACAAAGGACGACAAAATCACCAAACAAGACAGAGAGAGTGTGAAGGGGAAGGaagattcttcaggaaataaaGTACAGCCAACAGTTGACACTGCATCTGGTGTTAAAGGAGTAGTGAATGAAAGTGAAAAGCCTTCCATTTCAGCTGGAACATCTAGAAGTGAGCCCGTATCAGAAATGACTAACTTGGTAGATACTTTGTCCAAGAAGCTCAACATAGGGTCTAGTTCTAGTACAAACAAGCCTGAACCATCCAAGGATGACCAGACACAAGGGGAGCAGAAACAAGAAGAGAAGAGTTTCCTGGACTACTCCTTCTCAGAAATATTCAGGAGAAGGCTGAGTAACACGCTTCTGTCAAGAAGAGGTCAGCTTGTAGCTGGGGAAATGTCTGTAAGTGAGAGCCAGATAGGTGCTGTCCAACAACAAGGCTTTCCTGCTAGACAGAGATTTTCAGATGTACAGAAGAAGAGCAGTGTTAAATTTGACTATTCTGTAACAAAGTTGCCCTCAGCAGATGCAGCTGCTGGAGAAACATATGGCATGCCATCTAAGTGGGCACCTGGGGTACAAAGGCCAGGGTGCCTGAAAACCTCTAGTGCCACTCAGTCAAGCAAAGCTGCTGTGCCTTCAGACACCAGACAATCAAAGAGTGAAGGTGGAGAGAAAGAGCCTAGAGTTCATTTTATGATTTCTTCTCATCCAAGAAACCTTAGAGGTTTTGATAAAGAGTACGAAAGTCCTGGGATGTCAGACCATTTCAAGGAGAGACTTGGCCACAGGTTTGCACATGTTCAAGGAGCGGATGTGGCTGAAGACAGCCCAGACAAAAGTGAGTATTGTACCCCTGTTTCAGACCCAAGACTTCTGAAAGACCCACTTGTGAAAACTGGAACTGATGCAAGGAGAATCGATAGCAGCCTACTTGGCAGCTCTGTAGGCAGTTGTAGAAAAAAGCTTCTTGGTTCGTTTGCAGAGGTGAGCAATGTGACCAAAGAAGATGCAAGCCCAGTGACTGCCTCTCAAACTACAACCATGTCTGTCTCCTCAGACACCCAACTCATTCCTGAAGAAGGTATCAAGACTACTAGCAATGGAGTTGCCGATGATGACTTCAAGACCAAATATTTGATCAACTACGCAGACAAGTTGAAGAAAAGTATACTACTGAACCCTCCTAAATGGAAGCCATATGAAGGCAGAGACCCCCTGACAGAGGAGGAAGAGACCTTGAAGGCTAGCGGTACCCTGTCCCCCGGCTCAGCCACTCTGGTGTACAACAGTGTGGACCACACTGGTGATGAGGCACTGCTCCTTGATGGTGGACTGGTAGAGAGAAGGAAGCAGCTGCTACAGGCAAAAGCAAGATATATGAGTGACATTAACAGTAGAAGTATGGAGGGGTCAACCAGGTCTGCGGGTGTGCATTCTAAGTGGCAGGATGCTGCATCATCCTCGACTCAGGCCTTTGACCCCAGCAGTTGTCAGTCTTCTGACATGGACACTTTAGATGGAGACTTCAGAAGAAAGCTCATGTTGAGGACCAAGTCAAATGTCAGTGAGCAGAGTAGTGTTCCTTCATATCTTGTTGACCATGACCAGGAGACCATTCCCTATGCAGTGTGGGTTCCCAAAGGCTACAAAGGAGCCAGGCCCTCCCACGGCCAGGGTGATGACTCCAAGGTGGCGTTCAGAAGAAGACGGGCAGAGAATGCCAGGAAGTTCACGTGCTTGAACAGATCGCGGAGAGACAGGTCAGACCTGATGTCAGACATGGAGTTCCTCACCTCAGacaacactacagatgaaaGCTTACAGTCCATGCTGGGACTAGACAAAAATCGTTATGCACAAATCTTCAAGAAACCTGCCTATCACTTTGAAAAGTCAGTTGTAACAACTGATGACAGCATGCAGTCTGTGGATGAGAGGCAGACTACTCAGCGATTCATCCATCCTACTCCAGGACCACAATATCACTTAACAGACGGGGCGTCCAATAGGTCATTGATGACATCTGACGACAGTCTCCCATTAGGTGATCATGATCGGTACTCCCAGCGTTACATGAAACCTCCTCCTGCTCCTGTACCCTCGAAGGATGCATATCCTCCAGAGATAGATTTTGCTCCCTACAGTCAGCCCTCCAGTGAAACTGAAAGTCTTTCCAGTCAGGAGCAGGAATACCATGTGGAAAACGAGGTTAGCCCATTTGCAAAGACAAGGCGCTCCTTTGATCCTGATGCCACTGTGGAGTACCTATACACCGACAATGGTGATGGCACAGCACTTATCGAGCGTAGGTGTCCCTCTATGTCAGGCTCCTCCCACTACAGTACAGCCTTAGAGGACCAGTCCACTCTTAGCTGTGAAGACACCATCCTGTATGACTGGAAGGCCTACTTCACCGCGGAGAGCGAGGCAGAATCGGAAGCAGAGGTGGTCCACATTCCCGTTGAGTTACAGCGGCTGAGCGACCAACAGCTGCGGGTGAGGCTGGAGGCACTAGGGGAGCTGCCCGGCCCCATCACCAACTCCACACGAAGGCTGTACCTGCTCCACCTGGTCAAACTCCTCAAGGACCCAGCTATGGTTCGCTTCACCAGCCAGCAACACTCAG GATACCTCCCCGAGCTGGCAGCCTGTTTCCACGGCAACCCAGTGAAGGACatgatggaggaggaggaggttcTCTCCCGGCAGTTTGAGGATCCACAGAGGATGTGGAGGGAAGGTCGCCTCAAGTCCTCCTTTAACTACCTTCTGTTGGACCCAAGGGTCACCAAGAACCTCCCAGCTAG GGGCAGGCACATGACTGACATGGAGATATTCAAGATTTTCATATCATCCATCTTCTACATTGGGAAGGGAAAGAGGGCACGGCCATACGCTCACTTTGGGGAGGCCATACAGCAGATGGAGAAGCCAAAACACAAT CCAAGTGCCAAGGTGAAGCACATCCTGGACATCTGGGCCAGTGGGCTGGGTGTGGTGTCCCTACACTGTTACCAGAGTGTCATCCCTGTGGAGGCCTATACTAGGGAGGCTTGTATGGTGGAGGCCTTCG gtctgagCAGATTGACCAATAAGAAGAAGGGAGACTACTATGGTGTAGCGGCCACGTGGAGAGCGAGGAAGAAGAGGCTGATGGGAGTTTACCTGCTGAAGAAGGCCATGCAGATCTTCTTGAGTGAGGGGGAGAGACAGATCAGGCCAGCTGATGTCAAGATTGGGCAGTGA